The following are encoded together in the Methanobacterium petrolearium genome:
- a CDS encoding PIG-L deacetylase family protein has product MNKKIILLITIPLIILIAFYPIFSANSSEDNNTTINKSSTEKNVTGNVSQSEKVAFIIPHPDDETIGAGGTIQRIMENGSTVHFELMTSGDAVTSELLTVNNYYNIKIPANASSEYRKKLIRQDSFKRVMDIYGCDDYEMHGYDDGTLNSDIVFTTMENLYLSEGYTVFYTVTGDGNIDHLACYEGMKKMKEKYPNLKYRQFPVYYYRTARETPMTLTNNYTDININIYSTKKKSAFQVYYNINTILSTYYPYSSGYYSVGPERIYFMTDSQPSS; this is encoded by the coding sequence ATGAATAAAAAGATTATATTACTTATAACAATTCCATTAATCATATTAATCGCCTTTTATCCCATATTTTCAGCAAATTCTTCTGAAGATAACAATACAACCATCAATAAATCATCCACAGAAAAAAATGTCACTGGAAATGTATCTCAAAGTGAAAAGGTGGCATTTATTATACCCCATCCTGATGATGAGACTATTGGTGCCGGTGGAACCATTCAAAGAATCATGGAAAACGGGTCAACAGTCCACTTTGAACTTATGACATCTGGTGATGCAGTAACATCTGAATTACTCACAGTTAACAATTATTATAATATAAAAATTCCTGCAAATGCCTCATCAGAATATAGGAAGAAACTTATCCGTCAGGATTCATTTAAAAGAGTGATGGATATTTATGGCTGTGATGATTATGAAATGCATGGATATGATGACGGAACCTTAAATTCAGATATCGTATTTACAACCATGGAAAACCTTTACCTTAGTGAAGGTTACACTGTGTTCTACACTGTAACCGGTGATGGTAACATTGACCATCTGGCCTGTTATGAGGGTATGAAAAAAATGAAAGAAAAATATCCTAACCTTAAATACAGGCAGTTCCCAGTCTATTACTACCGCACCGCTAGAGAAACACCCATGACCCTCACAAATAACTACACCGATATAAACATTAATATCTACTCCACTAAAAAGAAAAGTGCTTTCCAGGTGTATTACAACATAAACACTATCCTTTCAACTTACTATCCCTACAGTAGTGGCTACTACAGTGTTGGTCCTGAG